A stretch of the Pseudomonadota bacterium genome encodes the following:
- a CDS encoding OmpA family protein → MPHSNKRNEKRNGKLGTTLLAAAISGCIGITGCTTNPYTGEQQASKAAVGAGIGAASGAIISAITGGKRKNVLLGAGIGALAGGAVGYYMDQQEAKLRQQLQNTGVSVTRNGDTIILNMPGNVTFATDSSDISADFYSVLDAVALVINEYEKTYVDVTGHTDSTGSEDYNMQLSRARAGSVARYLESRKVLPQRITTTGMGESSPIATNDTAQGRALNRRVEILLTPLT, encoded by the coding sequence ATGCCCCACTCGAACAAGCGCAACGAGAAACGCAATGGAAAACTCGGCACAACCCTGCTCGCAGCGGCCATTTCCGGCTGTATCGGGATAACCGGCTGCACGACCAATCCTTACACCGGCGAACAGCAAGCCAGTAAGGCCGCCGTGGGTGCCGGCATCGGCGCTGCCAGCGGCGCGATCATTTCAGCCATCACCGGCGGTAAGCGCAAGAATGTCCTGCTCGGCGCTGGTATCGGCGCGCTCGCCGGCGGCGCGGTCGGCTATTACATGGACCAGCAGGAGGCGAAGCTGCGCCAGCAGTTACAGAACACCGGGGTGAGTGTGACACGCAACGGCGACACCATCATTCTCAATATGCCCGGCAACGTCACCTTTGCCACCGATTCCAGCGATATTTCCGCGGACTTCTACTCGGTGCTTGACGCGGTCGCACTGGTCATCAACGAATATGAGAAAACCTACGTCGATGTCACCGGCCATACCGACAGCACCGGCTCGGAAGACTACAACATGCAGCTCTCGCGGGCGCGCGCCGGCAGCGTTGCGCGCTACCTGGAATCCCGCAAGGTCCTGCCCCAGCGCATCACCACCACCGGCATGGGCGAGAGCAGCCCGATCGCGACCAACGATACGGCACAGGGTCGCGCGCTGAACCGACGCGTGGAGATCCTCCTCACCCCGCTGACCTGA
- a CDS encoding DUF1631 domain-containing protein produces the protein MQATSSTHAWSSTILDDCHRLVLTHLHAYMKKMFENSDTAFQDFIDKAQSSASQLRFAEAMNLINSNRAHVEAIFYRSLGKGFKEFNGLKYASKLAAAQRSEPLALVSKEDSDIQVALQNMTASASSGCTQTLYAIRQRLSVLNNGRKLEEDQVPAGPHCLASAFHEAAQELVLEHETRLIVYMLFDKFVLSKTGLMYEEFNQRLLKAGLLPNLKYEVHKQPVTDTRRSAATGNAARGTAGTGSQEQEAGGTGLGDELFGSILQLLSRRDRNGYSSEAGAAVANPLPQTEVVSAIHQLQLKRHTDTTEQLAATPAGTGSQHNKHLVKTMLAQLSDEREQLFTGLDRRRIPSADTQVIDLVGMMFEYLLNDQDLPSVAKAELCRLHTPYLKVAIIDKSMFTNARHPAHELLNMLASACTKWVFENDLSRGIFPTVRMVIQRIIEEFDHNVEIFGELLELCRNSIRDLENRAAALEQRTRQAAAGREKLDSARTCAAAAIDARTSGHEVPAELQKILADAWIDKLMFIYLREPESEQSTTWQLAVQTIENIVWSVEPRTSEQARAELREKLPGLRRKIERAFEMLDAYGASDNAAQLAVIRQLQDTVLEAPDANPQPPAAAIAAATPQRDATPPLETRRLDAAATPPSESACATQERQDTTATSDAERTPAAANAETAAAAAAAAVPEKGKKRLSPKVKKALTQIEDLAFGTWFSFQEDADATPLRLKLSWHSQMSGNYMFVDSMGIKACVKDRIELATLVANGQARIITTDRNSFVQRAMEAVRRILSNGEQART, from the coding sequence ATGCAGGCCACCTCAAGCACACACGCGTGGAGTTCGACCATTCTCGATGACTGCCATCGACTGGTCCTGACCCATCTCCATGCCTACATGAAGAAGATGTTTGAGAACAGCGATACGGCATTCCAGGATTTCATCGACAAGGCCCAGTCCAGTGCGTCGCAACTGCGCTTCGCCGAGGCCATGAACCTGATCAACTCGAACCGTGCCCACGTGGAAGCGATTTTCTACAGAAGCCTGGGCAAGGGCTTCAAGGAATTCAACGGTCTCAAATACGCCTCGAAACTGGCGGCCGCCCAGCGATCCGAACCGCTTGCCCTGGTCAGCAAGGAAGACTCGGACATCCAGGTCGCCCTGCAGAACATGACCGCCAGCGCCTCGAGCGGCTGCACACAGACCCTCTATGCGATACGCCAGCGCCTGTCGGTGCTCAACAACGGACGCAAGCTCGAGGAGGATCAGGTGCCTGCCGGACCGCACTGCCTCGCGAGCGCATTCCACGAGGCGGCCCAGGAACTGGTGCTCGAGCATGAAACGCGACTGATCGTATACATGCTCTTCGACAAGTTCGTACTGAGCAAAACAGGCCTGATGTACGAGGAATTCAACCAGCGCCTGCTCAAGGCCGGCCTGCTGCCCAATCTTAAATACGAAGTGCACAAGCAGCCGGTCACTGATACCCGCCGCAGCGCCGCTACCGGCAACGCCGCCCGCGGGACTGCGGGCACCGGCAGCCAGGAGCAGGAGGCTGGCGGCACCGGCCTTGGTGATGAACTGTTCGGCAGCATCCTGCAACTGCTCTCGCGCCGGGACCGCAATGGCTACAGCAGCGAAGCGGGCGCCGCCGTGGCCAACCCGCTGCCGCAGACCGAGGTGGTGTCGGCCATACACCAGCTCCAGCTGAAACGGCACACGGATACGACCGAGCAGCTGGCTGCCACACCTGCGGGCACCGGCAGCCAGCACAACAAACATCTCGTCAAGACCATGCTGGCCCAGCTCTCCGACGAACGCGAGCAGCTGTTCACCGGCCTCGACCGGCGCAGGATTCCCAGTGCCGACACCCAGGTCATCGATCTGGTGGGCATGATGTTCGAGTACCTGCTGAACGACCAGGACCTGCCCAGCGTCGCGAAAGCCGAACTCTGCCGTCTGCATACGCCCTACCTGAAAGTGGCGATCATCGACAAATCAATGTTCACCAACGCCCGGCACCCGGCGCATGAACTGTTGAACATGCTGGCATCGGCCTGCACCAAATGGGTCTTCGAAAACGACCTGTCTCGCGGCATCTTCCCGACTGTGCGCATGGTGATCCAGCGCATCATCGAGGAATTCGATCATAACGTCGAAATCTTCGGCGAGCTGCTCGAGCTCTGCCGCAACAGCATCCGCGACCTGGAGAACCGTGCCGCAGCGCTCGAACAGCGCACGCGCCAGGCCGCCGCCGGCAGGGAAAAACTAGATTCGGCGCGCACCTGCGCGGCCGCCGCGATCGATGCCAGGACCAGCGGACACGAGGTGCCCGCCGAACTGCAGAAGATCCTGGCGGATGCCTGGATCGACAAGCTCATGTTCATTTACCTGCGCGAGCCCGAATCGGAGCAGAGCACCACCTGGCAACTCGCGGTTCAAACCATCGAGAACATCGTCTGGAGCGTTGAACCGCGCACATCGGAACAGGCCCGTGCGGAGCTGCGCGAGAAGCTGCCGGGTCTGCGCCGGAAAATCGAGCGCGCCTTCGAGATGCTCGATGCCTACGGTGCCAGCGACAATGCGGCGCAGCTGGCGGTCATCAGGCAGCTGCAGGATACCGTGCTGGAGGCCCCGGACGCGAATCCGCAACCACCGGCGGCCGCTATAGCCGCAGCTACACCGCAGCGTGATGCCACCCCACCCCTGGAGACCCGGCGGCTTGACGCCGCCGCGACGCCACCCAGCGAGAGCGCATGCGCAACGCAGGAACGGCAAGACACCACCGCAACCTCCGACGCCGAACGCACGCCTGCCGCAGCGAATGCGGAAACGGCAGCGGCAGCGGCAGCGGCGGCCGTGCCCGAAAAGGGCAAGAAGCGGCTCTCACCGAAGGTAAAGAAGGCGCTGACACAGATCGAGGATCTGGCCTTCGGCACCTGGTTTTCCTTCCAGGAGGATGCCGATGCCACGCCGCTGCGACTCAAGCTGTCCTGGCATTCGCAAATGTCGGGTAACTACATGTTCGTCGACAGCATGGGCAT
- a CDS encoding DUF5658 family protein produces MTLEAQELNGRAVEQRSSERRSASFATLRGALFLHRRRNFRRTNDHVNAYQDWHGHLPLAAALLILMLCTVDAFLTTVLLNEGAVEMNVFMNWLLQQNIHAFTIVKMALTGIALLILVMHYNFMIYRYIAVKYVIFTLVPAYGLLIAHELNMLASI; encoded by the coding sequence ATGACCCTGGAAGCACAAGAACTGAACGGACGTGCGGTCGAGCAGCGCAGCAGCGAACGCCGTAGCGCTTCATTCGCCACGCTGCGCGGCGCCCTGTTCCTGCATCGTCGCCGGAACTTCCGCCGGACCAACGACCATGTCAATGCCTACCAGGACTGGCACGGTCATCTGCCGCTAGCCGCCGCACTGCTGATCCTGATGCTCTGCACCGTGGATGCGTTTCTCACCACCGTGCTGCTCAACGAAGGTGCCGTGGAAATGAATGTCTTCATGAACTGGCTGCTGCAGCAAAACATCCACGCCTTCACCATCGTCAAGATGGCGCTGACGGGGATAGCACTGCTGATTCTAGTAATGCACTACAACTTCATGATTTACAGATATATTGCTGTAAAATACGTCATATTCACCCTGGTTCCCGCCTACGGCCTGCTGATCGCGCACGAACTCAACATGCTCGCCAGCATCTAG
- a CDS encoding ParA family protein, whose protein sequence is MITVIANLKGGSGKSTVAFNLAVWLERNGRRVIGYDLDPQCTFSDLGELRREIGIRPDLNINSVRAVLGEQLMAHRDCEVLVDVGAANLAAMKEAMRTADRILIPVPPSQADVWATQRFLHILGPDLQAVKMNGRQRTLAFVNRADTNKSIRETHETEAALRMLPGIDEVMPQRLKMRTSFRRSLSEGLAVFEMWPQSKAANEFRVLAAALFPEVAGRLN, encoded by the coding sequence ATGATCACTGTCATTGCCAATCTAAAAGGCGGCTCCGGCAAGAGTACTGTTGCATTCAATCTCGCGGTGTGGCTGGAAAGAAACGGCAGACGGGTGATCGGCTACGATCTCGACCCGCAATGCACTTTCAGCGATCTCGGCGAACTGCGGCGCGAGATCGGAATCCGTCCCGACCTCAATATCAACTCGGTTCGCGCGGTGCTCGGTGAGCAGCTCATGGCGCATCGCGATTGCGAGGTGCTCGTCGACGTCGGTGCGGCGAATCTGGCGGCGATGAAGGAAGCCATGAGGACGGCTGACCGGATCCTGATCCCGGTGCCCCCCAGCCAGGCAGACGTATGGGCGACACAGCGATTTCTGCACATCCTGGGTCCCGACCTGCAAGCGGTGAAGATGAACGGCCGCCAGCGTACCCTGGCTTTCGTCAACCGTGCGGATACCAACAAGTCGATCAGGGAAACACACGAGACCGAAGCCGCCCTGCGCATGCTGCCGGGGATAGACGAGGTGATGCCCCAGCGCCTGAAGATGCGCACCAGTTTCAGACGCTCGCTGAGTGAAGGTCTGGCCGTATTCGAGATGTGGCCGCAGAGCAAGGCAGCCAATGAATTCCGCGTGCTGGCGGCGGCACTCTTTCCCGAGGTGGCCGGTCGCCTGAATTAA
- a CDS encoding SCP-2 sterol transfer family protein, translated as MADLFSDEWMKNFMEQWNAEPELSDALAKIDFNSTIGYGFDGEDTPRGYLKIENGKATSAGIYNGEELNWDLRATFDNWNKWLVKPPGMMGLGMAYTSRKLKFNVGDYGAMIKDPRMAGPFIKSFSVMGRA; from the coding sequence ATGGCTGACCTGTTTTCTGACGAGTGGATGAAGAACTTCATGGAGCAGTGGAACGCGGAACCGGAATTGTCAGATGCATTGGCAAAAATCGACTTCAACTCCACGATTGGGTATGGCTTCGATGGCGAGGATACCCCGCGCGGCTATCTTAAAATTGAAAACGGCAAGGCGACCTCGGCGGGGATTTACAACGGCGAAGAGCTGAACTGGGATCTGCGGGCGACGTTCGACAACTGGAACAAGTGGCTGGTCAAGCCGCCGGGGATGATGGGCCTTGGCATGGCCTACACCTCGCGCAAGCTGAAATTCAATGTTGGCGATTACGGGGCGATGATAAAGGATCCGCGGATGGCAGGTCCGTTCATCAAGAGTTTTTCCGTGATGGGGCGCGCCTGA
- a CDS encoding sulfur globule family protein, with protein sequence MKKVTKVLCAAAVAGAMAAPMSAFAWGGWGPWGGGGGPWDSGWGNDWGPFDGDGFGDFNMSMSGGGSGRGYGRGYGYGRGYGYGYPGYGWGGYPGYGWGGPGYGGYAPYGYGAPAAPAAPAGEAK encoded by the coding sequence ATGAAGAAAGTAACGAAGGTGTTGTGTGCCGCCGCTGTGGCCGGTGCGATGGCTGCTCCCATGTCAGCCTTTGCCTGGGGTGGCTGGGGTCCTTGGGGCGGTGGTGGTGGTCCCTGGGACAGCGGCTGGGGCAATGACTGGGGTCCCTTCGACGGTGACGGTTTTGGTGATTTCAACATGAGCATGAGCGGCGGCGGTTCCGGTCGCGGTTACGGTCGTGGCTATGGCTACGGCCGCGGTTATGGCTACGGCTATCCCGGTTATGGCTGGGGCGGCTATCCGGGCTATGGCTGGGGTGGCCCCGGTTACGGCGGCTATGCGCCTTACGGCTATGGTGCACCGGCTGCTCCGGCAGCTCCGGCTGGCGAAGCCAAGTAA
- a CDS encoding DUF4412 domain-containing protein, translating to MRTYLLSLIATLAVLASAALQAQAVIEFSADTVESHPQQGDRKGKLFIGKNKVRTEYDMNGQTIVQIIDLDKQEAIILNPEEQTFMRRQAGGQDMMQQGMGKRERDPCAGMQNLTCKQGGIETINGRKARKWEITSSVGGQSGSMQFWLDEERQIPIRQLMPDGSSMEARMLGVETVNGRKAEKWEMTAQYPNGQSMVSYQWYDPALQMIISEEQPGGFKRDLINIRQEAQPAVVFSVPAGYREVSLPQDGAR from the coding sequence ATGCGCACCTACTTGCTGTCACTTATCGCCACCCTGGCCGTGCTGGCGTCAGCCGCGCTGCAGGCGCAGGCCGTCATCGAATTCTCGGCAGATACCGTCGAATCGCATCCCCAGCAGGGCGACCGCAAGGGCAAGCTGTTCATCGGCAAAAACAAGGTGCGTACCGAGTACGACATGAACGGCCAGACCATCGTTCAGATCATCGATCTGGACAAACAGGAAGCCATCATCCTCAATCCGGAGGAACAGACCTTCATGCGCCGGCAGGCAGGCGGCCAGGACATGATGCAGCAGGGCATGGGCAAGCGCGAGCGCGATCCCTGTGCCGGCATGCAGAACCTGACCTGCAAGCAAGGCGGTATCGAAACCATCAACGGTCGCAAGGCACGGAAATGGGAGATAACCAGTAGCGTGGGCGGTCAGAGCGGCAGCATGCAGTTCTGGCTGGACGAAGAACGCCAGATCCCGATACGCCAGCTGATGCCGGACGGATCCTCCATGGAGGCGCGCATGCTGGGCGTCGAAACGGTCAACGGCCGCAAGGCGGAAAAATGGGAGATGACAGCCCAGTATCCCAACGGCCAGAGCATGGTGTCCTACCAGTGGTATGATCCGGCGCTGCAGATGATCATCAGCGAGGAACAGCCGGGCGGATTCAAGCGGGACCTGATCAACATCAGGCAGGAAGCACAGCCGGCAGTCGTATTTTCCGTTCCGGCCGGTTACCGGGAGGTCAGTCTGCCGCAGGACGGCGCTCGCTAG
- a CDS encoding efflux RND transporter periplasmic adaptor subunit, whose product MNAQGAGEGVITVPSIPVGATVSLGGTVVPIKDVTFAAQIPGRISTIAGEEGDFFEEGTELIAIGIEELLAKRRAAWANLANAEAAFRNAGVQYSREWISPYGGQSNDMMGGMSSLMRNFTNPMDSFMGGSSPGLDRHAELYQYGTQIEQARSGLEAARASIEEIDTKIRDSKSVAPFKGVITKKLVEVGDPVQPGQPMLMFADMSQLQIQVEVPARLMPGVKKGDIVPARLDVGNVNVQARVATIYPIADADRHTVTVKLDLPAGAPGGAGMYAEVMIRDINARVRELPVVPKSALVWRGSLPGIYVLNDQNQPELRLVRTGDDVGAEGIAILSGLRAGERVFANSSEAAGKRGAWNAQGKGD is encoded by the coding sequence GTGAACGCACAGGGTGCCGGAGAAGGGGTGATCACCGTTCCGAGCATACCGGTCGGGGCGACCGTCAGTCTCGGTGGCACCGTGGTTCCGATCAAGGATGTGACCTTCGCCGCCCAGATTCCCGGACGTATCAGCACTATCGCCGGTGAGGAGGGTGATTTCTTCGAAGAGGGTACCGAGCTGATCGCGATCGGTATCGAGGAACTGCTGGCGAAACGGCGCGCGGCCTGGGCAAACCTGGCAAATGCTGAGGCGGCATTCCGCAATGCCGGTGTGCAGTACTCCCGTGAGTGGATATCTCCCTACGGTGGCCAGAGCAATGACATGATGGGCGGCATGAGCTCGCTCATGCGCAATTTCACCAACCCCATGGATAGCTTCATGGGCGGCTCTTCTCCGGGGCTCGACCGTCATGCGGAGCTGTATCAGTACGGTACCCAGATCGAGCAGGCACGCTCCGGCCTGGAGGCCGCACGTGCCAGCATCGAGGAAATCGATACCAAGATCCGCGATTCGAAGTCGGTAGCCCCGTTCAAGGGCGTCATTACCAAGAAGCTGGTGGAAGTGGGCGATCCCGTGCAGCCCGGCCAGCCCATGCTGATGTTTGCGGACATGTCACAGCTGCAGATTCAAGTCGAAGTCCCGGCACGCCTGATGCCGGGTGTCAAGAAGGGCGATATCGTGCCGGCGCGCCTCGACGTGGGTAACGTGAACGTTCAGGCCCGTGTGGCAACCATCTACCCGATCGCGGATGCCGACCGGCATACCGTGACCGTCAAGCTCGACCTGCCTGCCGGCGCGCCGGGCGGTGCCGGCATGTATGCAGAGGTCATGATCCGGGACATCAATGCCCGCGTGCGCGAATTGCCGGTGGTCCCGAAGAGCGCGCTGGTCTGGCGCGGCAGTTTGCCGGGTATCTACGTGCTGAACGATCAGAACCAGCCCGAATTGCGGCTGGTGCGTACCGGTGATGACGTCGGTGCCGAAGGGATAGCGATCCTGTCAGGTCTGCGTGCAGGCGAACGTGTGTTTGCCAATAGCAGCGAGGCGGCTGGTAAGCGAGGCGCCTGGAACGCGCAGGGCAAGGGGGACTGA
- a CDS encoding efflux RND transporter permease subunit, producing MAEKEKQFSTPVNYDAHSLGIAGRTARLFITSPVTPMILIVALLVGLLGLFFTPRQEDPQISVPMIDVFVQYPGASSEQVASLVTEPLERLMLEIPGVRHTYTATERGRAIVTVRFKVGEDLGDSIVKVHDKIMSNMDKIPPNVQQPLIKPVAVDDVPIVTLTLWSEDIDDGALRLLALDVLQRLGEVDGVGKGFVVGGREDQVKVEVMPERLSGYQISMQQVAQTIQTANSEQTAGGVESGSQAFTVRTGSFLTNAQEIGRLVIGIRQGVPVYVRDVARVAEEPADPSQMSMYYTGPAYEGDAPSTKGNPAVTVAIAKKKGTNGVTISHRILEKVETLKHDLIPANVHVAVTRDYGKTADDKVNELLQAMLETVVIVSFLCLIGMGLRAAVVVIAVIPVVILLTIWWAMMVDYTIDRVSLFALIFSIGILVDDATVVVENIFRHWLLKGKTSVAVAIDAVREVGNPTILATFTIISALLPMGWVSGLMGPYMRPIPVLGSSAMFFSLVAAFIFTPWMAVKLAPRHAALRRAEEKEKKTHEFIAKLYRPIIMPLINNRILGLSFLFILIFATAGLCLTFYTQQVAVKMLPFDNKPEFSVVVNMPEGTAMPDTANVIMTLADTIRDNIPEVTAVVTYAGSAQPFNFNGMVRHYYLRQRPWEGDLLVILKDKHQRERGSHAIATEARKMLKPIADRLGARISVVEMPPGPPVLQTVVAEIYGPDAATRREVATDVMAMFEAVEDVVDVDSYMADPYEYWRFDVDTEKAVRRGISVDTINGTLAMAMGSYKLGDIKRGTVLEPTYIVMQIPLAIRSQITRLGDLPVPTNDGRTIPLSELGTFRKEYEEPVIYTLDLRGVEYVVGEMQGRLGAPIYGMLSIDDLIKDYTTPDGVKMPTMPWTLLDYLIKDDSTSHYEWTGEWTVTYETFRDMGGAFMAALILIYGLIVWEFRNFALAGIIMSPIPVTLIGIIPGHWILGSEFTATSMIGMIALGGIIVRQSILIVEFVKIEVAQGKEVAEAAVRGAATRMRPIFITSLTTVAGAFTILPDPIFNGMAVSILFGATSATILALLMIPLGCISAKKQFYVETADDGTVAISRAFQLIEHVDVETETAKKAAKPGLLARLWGLIVSMFSWVFIIIKAVFTLIGMGFKGIFGGKRSGGTPPPPRGGTPPPPRQPPPGGTPPPPRQPPPGGTPPPPREKPAAAATGTPPPPREQPVPAATAAAPAAAVTPEPAPSPTAPAAAVSQPAPAEPMIETAADQPEVAAATAEAGTIAAPAPVATETARAEEQPAAEPPALKLAPDAADLDMDLDLDDELDQDIDTEMQDTVGSKRRGIRLKQDLN from the coding sequence ATGGCCGAGAAAGAAAAGCAATTTTCCACACCTGTTAACTACGATGCCCACTCCCTGGGTATCGCGGGCAGAACCGCACGGCTTTTCATCACCTCGCCGGTTACGCCCATGATTCTGATTGTGGCGCTGCTGGTCGGTCTGCTCGGCCTGTTCTTCACGCCGCGGCAGGAAGATCCGCAGATCTCGGTCCCCATGATCGACGTCTTCGTCCAGTACCCCGGCGCATCATCTGAGCAGGTGGCGAGCCTGGTCACGGAGCCACTGGAACGGCTAATGCTGGAAATTCCCGGCGTGCGCCATACCTATACGGCAACCGAGCGCGGTCGCGCCATCGTGACCGTGCGTTTCAAGGTTGGCGAGGACTTGGGTGATTCCATCGTCAAGGTGCATGACAAGATAATGTCCAACATGGACAAGATACCACCCAACGTCCAGCAGCCGCTGATCAAGCCAGTTGCGGTGGACGATGTTCCTATCGTGACACTGACACTCTGGTCAGAGGATATCGACGACGGCGCGTTGCGCCTGCTGGCACTTGACGTGCTGCAACGACTGGGTGAGGTTGACGGTGTAGGCAAGGGCTTCGTCGTCGGTGGCCGTGAGGATCAGGTCAAGGTCGAGGTCATGCCGGAACGGCTCTCCGGCTACCAGATCAGTATGCAGCAGGTAGCCCAAACCATCCAAACGGCAAACTCAGAGCAAACGGCCGGCGGTGTCGAGTCAGGCAGCCAAGCCTTTACTGTGCGTACTGGTTCCTTCCTGACTAACGCCCAGGAGATCGGACGCCTGGTCATCGGTATCCGGCAGGGGGTGCCGGTCTACGTGCGCGACGTGGCCCGGGTAGCGGAGGAACCTGCAGACCCAAGCCAGATGTCGATGTACTACACCGGGCCGGCCTACGAGGGTGATGCGCCCTCGACCAAGGGCAATCCCGCAGTGACTGTTGCCATTGCCAAAAAGAAAGGCACCAATGGCGTGACCATCTCGCATCGCATCCTGGAGAAGGTCGAGACGCTCAAGCACGATCTGATTCCCGCCAATGTCCATGTCGCAGTGACACGGGATTACGGCAAGACCGCGGACGACAAGGTCAACGAGCTGCTGCAGGCCATGCTGGAAACGGTCGTAATCGTGTCTTTCCTGTGTCTGATTGGCATGGGCCTGCGTGCCGCGGTCGTGGTCATCGCGGTTATCCCGGTGGTGATCCTGCTCACTATCTGGTGGGCCATGATGGTGGATTACACCATCGATCGCGTGAGTCTATTCGCGTTGATTTTCTCGATTGGTATTCTGGTCGATGACGCGACCGTGGTCGTTGAAAACATCTTTCGGCACTGGCTGCTCAAGGGCAAGACCAGTGTCGCGGTCGCCATTGATGCCGTGCGCGAGGTCGGTAATCCGACCATTCTCGCGACGTTCACCATTATTTCCGCACTGCTACCCATGGGTTGGGTCAGCGGCCTGATGGGTCCTTACATGCGCCCGATCCCGGTACTCGGCTCGTCCGCCATGTTCTTCTCCCTGGTGGCCGCCTTTATCTTCACCCCGTGGATGGCGGTGAAGCTGGCCCCGCGTCACGCGGCACTGCGACGGGCCGAGGAAAAGGAGAAGAAGACCCACGAGTTCATCGCGAAGTTGTACCGCCCGATCATCATGCCGCTGATCAACAACCGGATACTCGGCCTGTCGTTCCTGTTTATCCTGATCTTCGCGACTGCGGGTTTGTGCCTCACGTTCTATACACAGCAGGTCGCAGTTAAAATGCTGCCGTTCGACAACAAGCCGGAATTTTCCGTTGTTGTCAACATGCCGGAAGGCACGGCCATGCCGGATACCGCTAATGTCATCATGACCCTGGCGGATACCATAAGGGATAACATTCCGGAAGTGACGGCAGTGGTGACCTATGCCGGCAGTGCCCAGCCGTTCAACTTCAACGGTATGGTCAGGCACTACTATCTCCGGCAGCGACCCTGGGAAGGTGACCTGCTGGTTATTCTGAAGGACAAACATCAACGCGAGCGCGGCAGCCACGCGATCGCCACGGAAGCGCGCAAGATGCTGAAACCGATCGCTGACCGGCTCGGCGCGCGGATTTCCGTAGTCGAAATGCCACCCGGACCTCCCGTGCTGCAGACAGTCGTCGCTGAGATCTACGGCCCGGATGCCGCGACACGCCGTGAGGTGGCGACCGACGTGATGGCCATGTTCGAGGCCGTGGAGGACGTTGTCGACGTCGATTCGTACATGGCAGATCCTTACGAATACTGGCGCTTTGATGTCGATACCGAGAAGGCCGTGCGCCGCGGTATCTCCGTCGATACCATCAACGGCACACTGGCCATGGCCATGGGCAGCTACAAGCTGGGCGACATCAAGCGCGGCACCGTGCTCGAGCCGACCTACATCGTGATGCAGATCCCGCTGGCGATCCGCTCCCAGATCACCCGGCTTGGCGATCTCCCGGTGCCGACCAATGACGGGCGAACCATCCCGCTTTCGGAACTTGGTACCTTCAGAAAAGAATATGAAGAGCCCGTTATCTACACCCTCGATCTGCGTGGCGTTGAATATGTCGTCGGCGAAATGCAGGGACGACTGGGTGCACCGATTTACGGCATGCTGAGCATCGATGATCTCATTAAGGATTACACCACGCCGGATGGCGTGAAGATGCCCACCATGCCGTGGACGCTGCTCGATTACCTCATCAAGGACGATTCGACCTCGCATTACGAATGGACCGGTGAGTGGACTGTAACCTACGAGACCTTCCGTGATATGGGCGGCGCCTTCATGGCCGCGCTGATCCTGATCTACGGTCTGATCGTCTGGGAATTCAGGAATTTCGCCCTGGCCGGCATCATCATGTCGCCCATTCCGGTGACGCTCATCGGTATTATCCCCGGGCACTGGATACTCGGCAGCGAATTCACGGCCACATCCATGATCGGCATGATCGCGCTGGGTGGCATCATCGTGCGCCAGTCGATCCTGATCGTGGAGTTCGTCAAGATCGAGGTGGCCCAGGGCAAGGAGGTCGCCGAAGCAGCTGTGCGTGGCGCCGCAACACGTATGCGGCCCATCTTCATTACCTCGCTGACTACCGTGGCAGGTGCATTTACCATTTTGCCGGACCCGATTTTCAACGGTATGGCGGTCAGTATTCTGTTCGGCGCAACGTCAGCCACCATTCTGGCGCTACTCATGATCCCGCTAGGTTGCATCAGTGCCAAGAAGCAGTTCTACGTCGAAACCGCGGACGACGGTACGGTGGCGATCAGCCGTGCCTTCCAGCTTATCGAGCATGTGGACGTGGAAACGGAGACTGCCAAGAAGGCGGCTAAGCCCGGGCTGCTGGCGCGCCTGTGGGGGTTGATCGTCTCGATGTTCTCCTGGGTCTTCATCATCATCAAGGCCGTCTTCACGCTGATCGGTATGGGATTCAAGGGCATCTTCGGTGGCAAGCGCAGTGGCGGAACGCCGCCACCGCCACGCGGCGGCACGCCGCCGCCACCCCGGCAACCGCCACCGGGTGGCACGCCGCCGCCGCCCCGGCAGCCGCCGCCAGGCGGTACACCCCCGCCGCCACGTGAAAAACCGGCAGCTGCCGCTACCGGCACGCCGCCGCCGCCGCGTGAGCAACCGGTCCCGGCAGCCACGGCAGCGGCACCGGCTGCTGCAGTAACACCGGAACCGGCGCCGAGTCCAACTGCACCTGCGGCAGCCGTATCACAGCCTGCGCCGGCTGAACCGATGATAGAAACTGCCGCGGACCAACCGGAAGTCGCCGCAGCGACCGCGGAAGCTGGAACGATTGCCGCGCCAGCGCCCGTAGCCACGGAAACCGCCAGGGCGGAAGAGCAACCGGCCGCGGAGCCACCGGCACTGAAGCTGGCACCGGATGCAGCCGACTTAGATATGGACCTTGACCTTGATGACGAACTCGATCAGGACATAGACACTGAGATGCAGGATACGGTGGGATCGAAACGGCGTGGCATTCGCCTGAAGCAGGATCTGAACTAG